AATTGATACACGTAGTTCTGTGACTCCTATTTTCATCTGAGTCATACGATTACTGCTCTCAGGCATCTTTATTATTTGCCAAATTTAAACACGGCACACCCAGTCATGATTTTATTGTTACCCTCACGCCTAACCGTCAGAAACCCGCTTTGATCACGTCAATCAGCTTATTAAAGCGGGATGAACGGAACGGCATAGAAACACAATACTCATGATGATTTCGCGCACGTTGCATTACTATTtctcgaaatggaaacatgcCAAAATAATATCGaatcaaaaagaaaacgcgttttcccttttcattgTCTGCGATTTATCGTCGCTGTTCTCGCAGATGATATTTTGCAATGAGTAtacttttctatttttaaagaGCACTGCTCTGAAAACATGACCGTTACTCGGAGGGTAGGAGAATGGTTGGAAGAATTTGGTtgcgcgatgacgatggcgaggaCAGCATCATTACGTAGGTAACAGGATAGCCGCACTTGTCTTTTGTGCACAGCTTCATCCCCACATCTGAATGCATACAATGTCTTTGATTAAGAAAAAAGGGTTCCTTTGTTAAAGAATCTTTCTATCTACCTTTCTCTTTTAATTGGACGATGTTATGCTTTTAACTCTATAACAGTCTCCTGAATCCCATTTTTTCTAAAGCTCAGGAtaaaataaaagcataaattttccatGTCTATCGTTGTTAGTAATCGAATAAGGATAGACTCCTTCGGCAGTTTACAAGAAAAAGCGAATAGAACAAAGGGATAAAATATTATTGGTAGATGAATGCAACAACTAAATAACAAATGATTTACTGCAACCATAGTGTCTACAATAGAGACAGAGAATAGAGGAAAAGAATCCGATAAAACTTCAAAATACATGAAGCACAATTCGCACAAGAAACACTAGAGAACAACGAGAGATTGCAATCACTTATAGTACAGCAGATGCTCTTTCAACCAAAAAGCACAAGGGGAACACTTTCGCCAAGCGCTTTACTATGTTGTGCTATTTCTTTGGAATATAGTTTTCCAATGGTTTCTactaataaattaattgaagaTAAGAGTCATGCAATAAAAAAAGTGACTGCTGGAAGCAAGTTTTCACCACTGTCCGTTCAAACGAATATCAAGATGATGTTTCGTTCCGCGATACATATTATAGCACGTGATCGTCAAGCTAGATCAATATTGCAACGTATTGGAAGACGGTAGATACATAATGGTGCATGGGATGTAAAAATAGTGTTGGTTTTACTATGCCAAGGCCTTGAGCCGGCAAAACACGTGGGTGTGGCAGCACCATGGCCTATTTATAGCTGGCGCCAAAGATATGTTTGTAATCAAACGCATCGTCATCCCGATGATTGTCTGATTGCTATAGCAAAGTTCTTGGATGAGGATCAGTGAATATAGCATGTGTTTTCGCGTTCTTTCAGTCTATATCGTTGAGTGAGACGAGATGTCGCACCTTTTTCCAAGCGCCAAGGGTGACCAATTGTGCCCCCTCGGATTCCACCCGCAAGTCCGTTGGCCTACACGCTGTAAACGATGCTTCCGCGATTACAAAGAGCATGGCAATAAACGCAATGGTGATGATATAGCCGCTTCCACACCGGTCCTCCCAGGCTCAACCCAGTCGCGGTatgttggaatggaatgatgcATACACTATTGCAAGTGATATCTCACTCGATATCTCTTATTGATGCTCTGTTTGTTAATTGTTGAAGGAATCGTgacagcggtagcagcactACACTCGACAAACCGGTCCGAAGTTGGACATCAACCCAGAACCTATTCAGTCCCAGCGGCAGTAACAGCCATGGCGGCGGTAACTCAGGTACCTCGCAGTCCTTTCCGCAAAGACCAGCTTCTTGGGCATCGACACCAGACCTCGATAACATTCTACAGAACGTCAAGGCGGACTTTACCGTTAATCTTCCACTGCCCAGACGACGACACACAACCACATTTGATAATGTAAGATCCAATAGTACTGAAATCTTTCCACGAATGAATTTGCGGACCTGATACTACTAACATTTCGCCTTCATGCGCGTATCTTTAAAGATCGAAGAGACGAATTCTACGACCGTTACCATTAAAagaccaccattgccaccgatTCTTAAGGTTGATAATTCCAAGAAAGAGGTAGAAAAGGTGGAATTACTGAAGCGCGAGGATAGCTCGACCGATATTGTCATCGAGAAGAGCGACTCCCTAGCCGAGCGCGTACGCAAGCTGAATCTCATGAAGCGACAAGGAAGTGCCGAGCGCGATACGAGCAAGGACACGTAAGATAGAATTTAAAGTGCTGCATTTGGATTCTCTAATGCCAGCCGGGGGGTTTTGTCAATAATTTTAGAGAGACCGATGCCGTGGTTTCAGCCAAAATGGTATTAAAACCatcgaaaccggaaccggaagctaTACCTGTAGAAAAAGTTGAGCGAAGGCGACGTAAGCCCATTCCAGAAACACCAGCCGATTCCAGTGGCACCATCTCCGCAGCATCAACTCAAACCTCAGCAAAGCTTTCAACTGGACCCAAGTCAGCAACTGCAGCTACGTCCACATCCTCCTCCAGTTCAACCAGTTCCCTAGCGGGTTTGACTGCCACAAAAGACAAAACCAGTGGAGCTCCTGGTGAAAGCGCAAGCGTTGCAACGAAAACCACTATACGTCGTAGACGCATTGAAGAGAGCACGAATTCTGGCGCGACTGCGACGACCAAACCTGCCTTAACGGTGTCAACTCCTTCCATTACCTCCATCCAACCGAAAAATGGGCGATCGATACACACCGATTCTCAGGTCCCGGCTTCAAGCAGTGACGATGTTAAGTTTTTGATATCGATCAAAGacaaaaagatgaaaaccgacgacgacatgcactcgaccaccaccgacactacagaagcaacggaagcaacaaTTGTTGACCATATCAACACCAGCGAGTTGCAGGAGGAAATTGAAAGTCTTAAGAGGGAGTTGGAAACGGTAAAGGCTCGTGCCGAAAGGGCGGAACGCGACAAAAGTGATATCCTGTTGCGTCGCCTGGCGTCCATCGATACCGTTTCCAACAAAACGGCCGCTTCCGAGGCGCTCAagctgcagcagaaggtgAATGAACAGAAACAACTGATCGATGATTTGCAGGACGAAAAGAAGTTCCTTACGTCGAAGCTGAAGGAGATGTCCGCGGACCTTAATGCACGCGGTAGCCGAAGCATGGAGGAACAGCTGAGGCAAAAGCTCGAACAAGCAGAAACGCTGTGTGAAGAGCTGATGGACGAAAACGAGGAAATCAAGCGCGAACTGCGCAACATGGAAACGGAAATCGAAGAGATGCACGATAACTTCCGTGAGGATCAGGCAGACGAGTACGCCTCGTTGAAGAAGGAACTGGACCAAACGACCAAAAACTGTCGGATACTATCGTTCAAGCTCAAAAAGTCCGATCGGCGCATCGAGCAGCTAGAGGCAGAAAAGGCCACCTTGGGCGCGAGTGGCGATTTGGCGGCTAAGATAAAGCAACTCGAGGATGAACTGAAGGTTTCAAATGAAGTGGCTAGGCGACTGCAAGCCGAGCTAGAGTCGGCCGCAGGGACTGCATCCACCCCATCGACGCCAACGAAGAAAACGCCAACCTTGGGTAACATCGGAAAATCAACTTCAGCTGATAGTAAAATTTCGAGAGCATCTCTTACACGCGGTGGATCACAAGAGGATCCAGCCCAGTTACTGAGAGATCTACAGGATTCGCTCGAGCGGGAAGCTGATCTGCGCGAACAGTTGAAGTACGCCGAAGAGGAAGCTGAAAACTTGCGGCGCAAATCGTCTCGCGTggaagatgaaaatgattcCCTAGTTATGCAGCTGAAGAAAATGGCTTCAAAGGCTAAAAGTAACTAAAACCTTTTCAAATTCCTTTAAACCCTCAGAATCACTATTTATGTTCATCTTTCTTTAACTATCCCGTGTGTAGCCAAGAGTATATTCTCCAAAGGACGAAAGCTAAGCCCGGCACCAACATCCAGATCAAGTTCGGAACCGTCACCGATAGAAAAGGACGAAGGCATTTCCGATGAAGAAGATCCTGCTGAGCTACGGCTGCAACTGGAATTGAACGAACAAGAAATGGCCGTTTTCCGCCGCAAAATTGAAGAACTCGAGCTAGAGAACAAACATGGTCGCGAACAAATCAAAGACCTGCAGGAGAGTCTAGCATCCAAAACGAAGGAACTCGGTAAGAAACTACCGTCGTTTATAGGCAACAAAGGATCATCGTCCCCGGGAGTGAAAGATCCgttggaagagaaaaagatcACCGTCATGGAGGATGAGATCAGTGAGTTACGAAAGAAGCTGATTGAAAAAGATCGAGAATTCGAACGGTTGCAGGCTGAGATGGCTTTGGCGAAGTCGAAAGGAGGAAAGACGTTGTCGAAGTCAAAGTAAGATTCATCACTACTATTAGTATCACAATCTTGGTATTGGATGAGAATACAATTGAATACACATTGATCGTTTCAGGTCATTAGAAACAATAACGGAACAGCAAGCGCAAGACTTGAAGCGACAGATACAGGTCGTTGAGCAAGAAGCCACTGTCTTGCGCGCTAAAACGCAAAGTCTGGAGCAAGAGAACGAGAAATATCAATCGGAAATCAAGTCACTTCAACAGCAGGCCCGTAAATCTACCGGGACATCTGCAGCGGATACGAAAAAACTAAATGACACAATCGACCAATTACAAAAGGATAACCAGGAACTGGATAGACGACTTCAGCTCATCATTAAAGAATCGTCCAGCCAGCTCCCAGCACGTTTACCGAAGAATCCGACCGATATGCACACTAAGCTACAAATGAAGGTAAGATATGGAATTAGGCTGACCGTCTTTATCGATCTGATTACCATTGAAGGAGTAGAATTGAGTTTAAAAAATCTATTGATCGCTTTAGAAAATGATTGATGAGTGTGAAACGGAAATCAGTGATTTGCGAGCCATTCTTGGAAAGACTGGAGGTATGAATATTACTACATTGGAAAAGGACAAGCGACAGCTTGAGGCAGAACTGAACGAAATAAGACAGCAACGGGATAAGCTGTCTACGGAAATAGGTAACATTAAATGTAGAAACTCGCAGTTTTCTAGCAGATTTTATCTGAGTCTCTCTCATTACAGGGGTactgaaaaaagaaacactggAACAGCACAACGCTAAGCTAAACGAAGCACAACGTACCGTTGAGAAGCTGGAAGatgaaaacaagaaacaaaatgataaGATCAAGACGTTGGAGGACAAAATCAACCGCATTAATAGCAACGTATGTAATCATTTATACTGCTTTTGGCATGATGCCCGCAAGATAACTCCATCGTTTCCTCCTTACCCTAGATGAAAGCTGCTGAATCaagtaaaacatttttggaaacacaattgaaaagcgaaaaggaaaagcataCAACAGCGGAGAAAGATTTGGAAAAGCTACGCAAGGAGAAATCAAAGATGGAAAGCCGACTAGGGGATATGGAGAAGGAGCTACAGCTATCGAAAAAGAATGCTGAAGTGATAAAAGAAAACCTGGAAAGAGAAATTACTTCGCTGAAGAGTAAAACAAATGGCAGCGAGCAGGACAGTGCGTCGTCTAAAATTCTACAGGAActcaaaaagcaaaacgaaggtAAGCAAACCGATAGTGTAGAATGATACAATAACTTAAAGGCTACGGCTTTCTGTTTCTCTATCTGTCTAGATTTAACAACCGAGATTCACCAGCAGAACAGGAAATTTGAGGAACTGTTACAAAAGCATGAGACAATGGAGGAAGAACATTTGGTGCTACGTGCCCAGCTAGCTTCCGAGCGCGAAAAGTCCCAAGAGTCTGAAAAAGTGAAGGAGAAACTTATCCAATCTGAGGCAATCGAAACGCGATTGGTAAAGGAGAATACGAACCTTAGCCGCAAGCTGGTCGAAGCACAGAAGAAACTTGCAACGGCTGAAGCAAGTACAGACAACCGTGTTGCGACGATCGAATTGGAGAGAAATCGCATGAAATCATCGCTCGAAGATAAGCAGAATGAATTCGAAAAGTTACTtaaggaaaacgaaatgaattcTTATCAAGTGAACCAACTTAAAAAAGACGTAAGTGGAAAAACAACtgtaaatgaaacaaaatcgTATGGATGCGTTGATTTTCTTTTGTAGAACGAAGACCTCCGAGGAAAGCTGGATGACTATGAACGTATCAACAAAACCCAACGGACACTTAGTGAACATAATGCTCAGTTGGAACAGGAACTCAAATCGGCTTTTGCGAAGTATATAACCCAATCGCTCTAATTACGAAGCAGAGCGTAATTTATGCCAAACCAACCGTTTTGTTTTACAGACTGGAAGCCTCCGAGATGACTGTAAAGTCCGAAGTTGCGGCCACCCGTCTGCGGTACGAACAACAAGTCACTAATCTGCACAACGAGCTAACGGCGATGCAGCGGCAGTGTGAAAGATTCAAAAGGGATCGCGATACGTTTAAACAGCTTGTGGAAGCTGCTCAAAAACAGATCGGCGATATGAAGGCAAACCGCCGTAGTATCGCATCGGTAACCAGTAgtagcgacgatgatgataagacGAAAATTGTGGCACTTGAGCAACAGATCGGCTGCTTGGAGGATGAGCTGAGCGAGGCCCGTCTTGAGGCCAGCAAGGTACGCACGGAGCTAGTTTCCGAGCTGAGTGCCTCGGAAATCAAGATATCGGAAATGCAATCGAAGATTAATGAgctggaagaggaaaaaatcaTGGGCAGCGGCAAGTCCAAGGTTCCGGGTACAAAAACACGGCTTGAACTATCCTGGCAGAAAGAACGGGAAGAATTGCAACGGCTCGTGCAGGAAACATCCACCTTGGCACGCGATCTGCGCCAGACACTGTACGAAGTGGAACGTGAACGAGATAAAGAGAAGCTAGAGTCAAAGCGAAAGGTGGACCAAATTAAAAAGACAACAGAAGAGGAGATTGAAGAGGGCAGGAGAAAGGTGACCGAGCTGCAAAGTGATCTGCTTGAGCTCCGGGACGCTCATGCCAAGTTACGTACCGCGAACGAGAAGCTACGCCGCGATAGAGATCGGTACGAAAAAGAACGCGAAAGTGTCACCAGGCGTAGGCTAGAAGCCGAAGGAGACAG
The sequence above is a segment of the Anopheles darlingi chromosome 2, idAnoDarlMG_H_01, whole genome shotgun sequence genome. Coding sequences within it:
- the LOC125952684 gene encoding myosin-2 heavy chain is translated as MSHLFPSAKGDQLCPLGFHPQVRWPTRCKRCFRDYKEHGNKRNGDDIAASTPVLPGSTQSRNRDSGSSTTLDKPVRSWTSTQNLFSPSGSNSHGGGNSGTSQSFPQRPASWASTPDLDNILQNVKADFTVNLPLPRRRHTTTFDNIEETNSTTVTIKRPPLPPILKVDNSKKEVEKVELLKREDSSTDIVIEKSDSLAERVRKLNLMKRQGSAERDTSKDTETDAVVSAKMVLKPSKPEPEAIPVEKVERRRRKPIPETPADSSGTISAASTQTSAKLSTGPKSATAATSTSSSSSTSSLAGLTATKDKTSGAPGESASVATKTTIRRRRIEESTNSGATATTKPALTVSTPSITSIQPKNGRSIHTDSQVPASSSDDVKFLISIKDKKMKTDDDMHSTTTDTTEATEATIVDHINTSELQEEIESLKRELETVKARAERAERDKSDILLRRLASIDTVSNKTAASEALKLQQKVNEQKQLIDDLQDEKKFLTSKLKEMSADLNARGSRSMEEQLRQKLEQAETLCEELMDENEEIKRELRNMETEIEEMHDNFREDQADEYASLKKELDQTTKNCRILSFKLKKSDRRIEQLEAEKATLGASGDLAAKIKQLEDELKVSNEVARRLQAELESAAGTASTPSTPTKKTPTLGNIGKSTSADSKISRASLTRGGSQEDPAQLLRDLQDSLEREADLREQLKYAEEEAENLRRKSSRVEDENDSLVMQLKKMASKAKTKSIFSKGRKLSPAPTSRSSSEPSPIEKDEGISDEEDPAELRLQLELNEQEMAVFRRKIEELELENKHGREQIKDLQESLASKTKELGKKLPSFIGNKGSSSPGVKDPLEEKKITVMEDEISELRKKLIEKDREFERLQAEMALAKSKGGKTLSKSKSLETITEQQAQDLKRQIQVVEQEATVLRAKTQSLEQENEKYQSEIKSLQQQARKSTGTSAADTKKLNDTIDQLQKDNQELDRRLQLIIKESSSQLPARLPKNPTDMHTKLQMKKMIDECETEISDLRAILGKTGGMNITTLEKDKRQLEAELNEIRQQRDKLSTEIGVLKKETLEQHNAKLNEAQRTVEKLEDENKKQNDKIKTLEDKINRINSNMKAAESSKTFLETQLKSEKEKHTTAEKDLEKLRKEKSKMESRLGDMEKELQLSKKNAEVIKENLEREITSLKSKTNGSEQDSASSKILQELKKQNEDLTTEIHQQNRKFEELLQKHETMEEEHLVLRAQLASEREKSQESEKVKEKLIQSEAIETRLVKENTNLSRKLVEAQKKLATAEASTDNRVATIELERNRMKSSLEDKQNEFEKLLKENEMNSYQVNQLKKDNEDLRGKLDDYERINKTQRTLSEHNAQLEQELKSAFAKLEASEMTVKSEVAATRLRYEQQVTNLHNELTAMQRQCERFKRDRDTFKQLVEAAQKQIGDMKANRRSIASVTSSSDDDDKTKIVALEQQIGCLEDELSEARLEASKVRTELVSELSASEIKISEMQSKINELEEEKIMGSGKSKVPGTKTRLELSWQKEREELQRLVQETSTLARDLRQTLYEVERERDKEKLESKRKVDQIKKTTEEEIEEGRRKVTELQSDLLELRDAHAKLRTANEKLRRDRDRYEKERESVTRRRLEAEGDRRIAALLQTVDELVKLAPDMQKALPKDSVTTSTGKTITANTPIPTPPMRHKSPSPGPGGSNPQQSITTVLARVAEASEDLRRYQRLCDEEKDRERVRRGGIRRAASQENEAMHESAPGRPVVRVNRNGGSLYRKSLSLDQSMQAEQQGLIWKEGDDSMSSLQSIDSDYGMMRRDSSLDSRLSTGSTQSDMPRMRKKKRGIMGKLRSLSLTRSKGTESDYSHQGSDSDLSLAGDIRSSKTNLKGKLSGMFRRGGSSSRTNSTEAIDREAQRPVAIQTLGNGPTGGPTSQAQLRPVSASTPHLARTGKPPTPSMMPSTQRKRLSANLPPTGSTSGGP